AGACAgtggaaaatgcataaatctGGCGaggcgaaaaagaaaaaaaaacgattgaACTTTTTCCACTGCGTTCGAGGGCTTACATTTGGCAATTAATTAGTGCTTGCTTGTTTATCCGCGCAACTGGGTCTCGCTTTTCACATCTGTATGCATTTTTCCCTTTCATACGTCGCTTTCCCGACgaccgctgctgctgttattggccctgctgcgactgcgattGGGAACGGGAATCGGAATGGGACTGGTAGTGGTAGTGATACTGCTACTGGGAATGGCAACTATTGCCCTGCACTGCACACGCGTTGCGTTCACGAATCCGCATTGGCTACGCATCTCGAGTGCTAAGCACCGAATTCGGGGATCGTTACGTCGCAGATGCACCCATCTACGGCATGGAAAATTCGGAGCGATTGTCTATTTGCAACTTTTCTTCATCCGTTTCTCTAATTAAATTCCGTAAAGTTCACGTTCACACATCACACAGTGTTACCAGATCGGCCGAGCGGCTTTTAACCAAAAATTGCCACTGACGGCCCTGAGTTTTTACTAAATAATCCCGATTTTAGgcgatatatttaaaatgaacttAATTTTTATCAATATGTTGACGAAGTTAACTTTCGCAGCGGCGTTTTTATAATTGAATTCGCTCAAATCAATTAGTTATAAGAGAAATAGTTGTTTGGCGAATATCGATTCCTGTCTATCGATAGTCTATCGAACGTTTACCGGCTGGTGATGTGCGTTGTTATGCTCGTTTTGAAATTATTAGTTTCTTTTAAATGcttgaaaatcaataatttaaattataaaaaattctGCAGAACTTCAGCTCACAAAATTGCAGTTGGGTATCTATTTTAGAGAACGCACATATGTATCAAATATGGAATCACTTGTTAATGGCTTAGTTCGCCAAGTCAAATACCGATAATCATACAATTTTGGCGCACTTTTTGAAAACAAACTGATAATTTCATGATGCGGTATTTACTTAACTATTTAACGCCCCCCTAGTTAATATAAATTACAGTGAACTTACTTTAttactttatttgatttgttattTACAACTATGCAAGCTGGGAATACAAAAAATGGAtgcttatatttaaaatagtttatggTCAATTTTAAGCACACTGCAATACATAagctatacatacatatgtacatattacaTACACATAATATATCAAGCTGCGAAGTTAGTTTTAGTGCCCCACTACTTATAGAAGTACTGCTGCTGATTGAAAGTTGGGAAGCGATTCGGGTTGCCTAGCTCGATGGGCGGGAAGTAGCCTTGCGATGGTGCGGGAATACCAGAAGCACCCGCTGAACCCTGATCCTGACCCCCATCCTGACCCGCATCCTGAGCTCGCTGTCCAGCGAACGGCGGCCCAAAGTCGTCTTCGCTCTGGTAGTTGACCAAAAATCGCGGAGCACTTGGTGGGGGAGGAGCAGGTTGGGAGTCAGGCCCATCCGCAGTGGCAGGAAAGGCAGCCGCATCCGGATCGGCAACTGAGTCCGGGTTCTGGGAGTCATCTAAGTCTCCGCTATCTGGGTCAGCCGCCGCCGTCGCCTCCGCCACGGCTCGCGACCTAAAGAAGGTATCTGCAAAGTGTCGGAGAGAACCCAATTGTACGGCAGTTAGTTAAGAGGTTTCGTATTTTACCAGTAGGTTGTGCGTACTGATAGATAAGGCGGTCGCCCAGCTGGGCGGGACGCCGCTGTTGAGGATCGGGCTGCTGGGGTCGTGGGCGCGGCCGTGGCCTTGGGCGTGGCGGAGCtgtgggcggcggcggaggaggtggaggcggTGGAGGTTCAGCTGGCGCCGCTGGCTGCGCATCATAGTCATAGTCGTAGTCATAGttcggcggaggaggcggtggcggtgtCGTTGGGCGAGGACGTGGTCGCACCTGCGGTCGGACGCGTCTAGGTGGCTGCGTAGTGGGCGGCGGAGGTGCTGGAGGTCGTGGCGCCGGAGGATCAGCGTAGTCCACATCGAAGGCCCCGGGCAGGAAGCCGGAACTGAAGAACGGATGCCAGATGGGCTTACGAATGCGTATCGGAGCAGGGGGCGGTGGCGGAGGCGGggtcgtggtggtggtcgtCGGTGGACGACGTGTGGTCCGCGCCAGATTGGCCTTGGCCGAGGACAGCTGGGCGCTCTTGAGCAGCAGGTTGCGCAGGAGCAGGCCAAAGTCCAGGGTGATGGTGCCCCGCTTCTCACGCGCCACCTCCGTGTCCTGCGGCACAGGATCGGCTGAGATCAGCGCCAGGAGCAggcccaccagcagcagggCCAGCAACTGCAGACGTAACATCCTCATCCTGACGGACCGAAGAGTATGTGTGTACCGCTCGAAAGGCCGTTCCAATCAGAACTGGCGCTGGTCAGCGCTGGAGTCGCCTGCCTTTACTCCGACGGAGTGGTGCCACGCGGGCCTGGGCGTCGCGGATTAAGTGCCCCAAAGTCAACTAGTTAGACGGGTTAGCTGC
This Drosophila simulans strain w501 chromosome X, Prin_Dsim_3.1, whole genome shotgun sequence DNA region includes the following protein-coding sequences:
- the LOC6738753 gene encoding vegetative cell wall protein gp1 isoform X1, producing MRMLRLQLLALLLVGLLLALISADPVPQDTEVAREKRGTITLDFGLLLRNLLLKSAQLSSAKANLARTTRRPPTTTTTTPPPPPPPAPIRIRKPIWHPFFSSGFLPGAFDVDYADPPAPRPPAPPPPTTQPPRRVRPQVRPRPRPTTPPPPPPPNYDYDYDYDAQPAAPAEPPPPPPPPPPPTAPPRPRPRPRPRPQQPDPQQRRPAQLGDRLIYQYAQPTDTFFRSRAVAEATAAADPDSGDLDDSQNPDSVADPDAAAFPATADGPDSQPAPPPPSAPRFLVNYQSEDDFGPPFAGQRAQDAGQDGGQDQGSAGASGIPAPSQGYFPPIELGNPNRFPTFNQQQYFYK
- the LOC6738753 gene encoding leucine-rich repeat extensin-like protein 3 isoform X2; its protein translation is MRMLRLQLLALLLVGLLLALISADPVPQDTEVAREKRGTITLDFGLLLRNLLLKSAQLSSAKANLARTTRRPPTTTTTTPPPPPPPAPIRIRKPIWHPFFSSGFLPGAFDVDYADPPAPRPPAPPPPTTQPPRRVRPQVRPRPRPTTPPPPPPPNYDYDYDYDAQPAAPAEPPPPPPPPPPPTAPPRPRPRPRPRPQQPDPQQRRPAQLGDRLIYQYLL